The segment ATGATATACAAAAATATTATGAAGAAAAATATAATCCAAATAACATTGTTTTATCACTTGTAGGACCTGAAAAAGAATTAGAAGAATTATTAAATACTATGGAAAGTTTGATTCCAAATAAGACTGGGGATAAATGTATTTTTAAAAGTCCTAAATTTAATGAAAATATAGAAAAAGCGGAAAAAGAAAAAGAAGACTTATCTCAAGTATATGTTGCATATTCTTTTAAGGCTCCATCTAAAATGTCTAAAGATTTTTATCCAGCAGCTATTCTAAAAACTTTTTTAAGTAGTGGAATGAGTTCATTATTATTCACAAAAATAAGAGAAGAATTAGGATTGGCCTATGAAATTTCTGCTGATTACTCTGCATATACGGAAAATGGAACTTTTACAATTTTTGCAGCAACTGTTCCAGAAAATTTTGAGAAATTAAATTCTTCTTTATTAAATTTGGTTCAAAATATTCATAATTTTGATAATATTGACAAATGGATTGATTATGGAAAAAAACGATTATCTGGTAAATATATGCTTGAAACAGAAACTGGTTTAAATTTTGGATTTTTAGCATTAGATTTTTATTTAGCATTTGATAAATTAATCAATATTGATGAAATGGTTAAAACAATTAATTCTCAAAAAAACGATGATATTCTTGAGGTTTCTAAAAAAATTTTTTATTCTAATCCATATATTTCTATTGTTAAGCCAAAATAAATGGGGATGATTTTTTTGAAAGTAAAAGTTTTTAATTTAAAACCTGGAATGATTGTTCAGGAAGATATATATAATTTAAAAAACAGATTAAATTTTAAAAAAGGTCAAGTTCTTGATGAAAAAACTATTGAACTTATTAAAAAAAGTAATATAATTGAACTAGAAGTTTCTTTTGATGAAACTTCTAGTTTTATGCAAAAAAGTTTTGAAGATTTTGACCTTATAGTTGATGAAAAAAAATACTCTAAATGGTTAGAGAATATTAGCGGTATTTTTTCCCATTTCTCAAAAGAAGAGTTTTATGTTGCATTGAATAATATTTCTGAAGAAATATATAAAACTTTAAATGTTTCCGAATATTTCGTTTTAAACTTTATGAATTCTTTTGGAAATGATAGTTTAATGTATCATTCTTTAAATACCGCTATATTAGTTTCTATTATAGCAAAAAAATTAGATACTCCTTATATTATGTACAAACAAACAGTAAAATTTGCTTTAATACATGATATTGGTTATGCCATGTTAAATGATAGGATAATAAATGATTTTGACAGTAATGATAAAATTTCTGTTATACATAATGTTATAGCTTACAAAAAATTACAAACATTAAAATCAGCTTTAAATTATGAAATTTTGGATAGCATTTTATATCATCATGAAAGATATGATGGAAAAGGGAAATTCCATTTAAAAGGAGAAAAAATTCCTCCTTTAGTTAGAATGACTCAAGTTGCTGATGCATACACTTCTTTAACCGAATTAGGTTATACACCCTATCAAGCATTATCTTGGATATTAAAAAGATGTGGTTTTATCTTCGATCCATTCTATGTAAGTTTATTGTATGAAGTGACAGGTTACTATCCCACAGGAACGCAAGTAAAATTAAGTGATGGTTCTATTGGAATCGTAATGAGAAGAAATGATATAGAATTTTTCCCTGATGTTTTAGTAGATGGGAAAATTATAAAAACTGGTCCAGATACTAATATATATATAAAGGAAGTGGTAGAATGAAAATTATACCACTTAATAAAGCAAAATATGGTATGATATTAGCCATGGATATCAGAGATACAACTGGAAAAATTATATTCAAAAAAAATTCAGAAATAAATGAAGAAGTGATATCAACATTAAAAAAATTTGGAATTTTTAATATTCCTGTCTCTTCATTAAAAGTTACACAAAAAATATCTCAAGAAGCTTTCAAGCATTCTGTTATTTCACCAGAAATTTTAGATTTAAATTATGAGAAAATAAAGGATGTTTTTAAAAATTTGGAAAGTAATAATAATTTAGATATTGATGCTGTTATAGATATAGCTTCATCAATAAAAAATGAAATAGAAAATAATTATTCTGATATACTATTTGTTCCTTTAAAAAAATTAAAATCTTTTGATGAATATTTATACGCACACTCATTAAATGTTATGATAATAAGTTCGCTATTAGCAGTTGAAAGTAAAATTTTGGGTGATGAACTTTTAGATATATCAATATCTTCATTATTACATGATATTGGAAAAACTAAAGTTCCTATTGAAATTATGAATGCTCCAAGAGTTTTAAACGAAGAAGAAATGAATATTATGAGAAATCATGTATTATATGGAAAAAAAATTGCAATTGAAAGTGGTATTAAAGATAAGAATATTATAGGTGGAATATACGAGCATCATGAAAGAGTTGATGGTAAAGGATATCTAGAGAAAAAAAATGGCAATGAAATTACCGTTTTTGGTAAAATTGTAGCAATAGCTGATGTTTATGATGCTCTAACAAGCGTTAGAAGTTATAAGGGTCCTTGGTCTCCATATAAGACAATTTCATTTATTCTAACTAATGTAGAAAAACAATTTGATGGTACGTTTGCACAAGGTCTTATTAACGCTTTCGGTATTTATCCAGCAGGGACACGGGTTCAACTTAGTAATGGCCAATTTGGTACAGTTATTGCTTCTAATAGATCAAATAAAATACGTCCATTGATAAAAATAGATCACGGAGATGTTTTAGATTTAAGCAAAGAGAAAAATTTAAGAATTGTAAAGGTATTGGACTATATTTTAATAGAGTGAGGGGTTTTTATGAAGTTTCTATCTATAGATAAAGTATTACCAAACATGGTATTAGCAATGGATGTAAAAGATTTTTCTGGAAAAATTTTATATAAAAAAGGAACATTATTAGATGAATCAAAAATTAAAAACATTAAAAATAATGGGATTTTTAGAATTCCAATTAAAGATGTATCTAATATGAATTTTGATACTTATATAAATACAACAATTAGTAAAGAACTTCTAGAAAAAAGTTTTATAAAAATTAAAAATATTTTTGAAACGCTAATTTCTACAGGAAATTTGAATATTCCAGAAATTGAAAATATCACTACTGAAATTGTGAAAGAAATGAGTAATAATTTTTCAGATAAAATCTTTGTCCCTCTAAAAAAATTAAAAAATTATGATGACTATTTATACTCCCATTCTTTAAATGTAATGATTTTAAGTACCTTAATTGCTTTAGATATGGGAATTAAAAATGATGAATTAGTAGAAATAGGTTTAAGCGGTATATTACATGATGTTGGAAAAACAAAAATACCTTTAGAGATATTAAATGCTCCTAGAAAATTATCTGAAAAAGAATTTGAATTTGTAAAAAAACATGTACTATATACTAAAGGAATATTAGAAAAATCTGGATTTAACCAAAAAAAAGTTATTGATGGTTCCATTGAACATCATGAAAGGTTTGATGGTACTGGATATATTTTTAAGAAAAAAGGAAAGGACATATCTTTATACGGTAGAATATTAGCTTTAAGCGATGTTTATGATGCGTTAACTAGCAAAAGGAGTTATAAGGAACCTTGGTCTCCTTATAAAACAATATCGTATATTTTATCTCATGTGAATAAAGACTTTGATCCGGAAATTTCACAAAATCTTATTAATTCTCTTGGCCTGTTCCCTCCAGGTATGAAAGTAATGCTAAATGATAATTCAGAAGGAATTATCGTTGGAACTAATAGGAATAATAAAATGAAACCTATTGTTAAAATAAATAACGAAATTATAGATTTAAATGAAGATAAAAAACTAAGAATTATTAAAATTTTGGATTATCAACATATTGAAGATTTTTAAATTCTTTTACATATATTTCTAGATACTTATTTTTATCTATAAATGTTATTTTCTTTTCATTTGTCTTTACTATTATCTCATCATCCATTCTAGAAAGAATAGATCTAAATTTTCTATGATTAATCTCCATTAAATATTGATTTTCAAATTTTAAATTTATTTTCCAAGATAAAGTTGTTTTTCCATCTTTTGCTAAAATATAAGAATCTTTTCCAAAAATTATATATACTTTTATATGAACTGGTAAGGCAGTAAATGCTTTGTTCATAATTTTTTTTATTTCTTTAATATTTAATCTCTTTTCTTCCAAACTTTTAAACTCCATATTTATAGATTCTATAACCGGATTTATTACATTGCAAATTTTTATATTATAACCCTTACCCTTTAAAATTATAGAATCATCTAAAAAAAAGATATCTATTATTTCTTCAGATAATAACGACAATGACTTTATTATATGTCGTACAGTCACATACGGTATTCCTCTTGAAAAAGATATATTCGATTTACCTATAAAACTATATGTGCTCATATTAAAACTTTGATAATAATTCCACATATTTCCATTACTATCAGAAATTATATTTATTATGTCTCCTTCCATTGCTAATATACTGGAAAAATCTAAAGAATCAACAAAAGTTTTTTTATTAATTTTTATTGGCGATTTATTAAATATTTTATCTATTTTAAATTCGGGTTTTGTTTTATCTTCTGATTCTA is part of the Marinitoga sp. 38H-ov genome and harbors:
- a CDS encoding HD-GYP domain-containing protein, giving the protein MKFLSIDKVLPNMVLAMDVKDFSGKILYKKGTLLDESKIKNIKNNGIFRIPIKDVSNMNFDTYINTTISKELLEKSFIKIKNIFETLISTGNLNIPEIENITTEIVKEMSNNFSDKIFVPLKKLKNYDDYLYSHSLNVMILSTLIALDMGIKNDELVEIGLSGILHDVGKTKIPLEILNAPRKLSEKEFEFVKKHVLYTKGILEKSGFNQKKVIDGSIEHHERFDGTGYIFKKKGKDISLYGRILALSDVYDALTSKRSYKEPWSPYKTISYILSHVNKDFDPEISQNLINSLGLFPPGMKVMLNDNSEGIIVGTNRNNKMKPIVKINNEIIDLNEDKKLRIIKILDYQHIEDF
- a CDS encoding pitrilysin family protein — protein: MIKKKTLNNGIDILFIPRNNVRSISIIAAVRAGSAHEPKELMGISHLIEHSVFRGTHNRNMEEIKRPIEEFGGLLNAFTSKNITAYYAKVPLNASKIALEIIVDILFNAKFDEKEIEKEKKIVLDEIAMYEDEPVDNTFEQLNNIMYLNEFSFPVLGTKESVSNITSYDIQKYYEEKYNPNNIVLSLVGPEKELEELLNTMESLIPNKTGDKCIFKSPKFNENIEKAEKEKEDLSQVYVAYSFKAPSKMSKDFYPAAILKTFLSSGMSSLLFTKIREELGLAYEISADYSAYTENGTFTIFAATVPENFEKLNSSLLNLVQNIHNFDNIDKWIDYGKKRLSGKYMLETETGLNFGFLALDFYLAFDKLINIDEMVKTINSQKNDDILEVSKKIFYSNPYISIVKPK
- a CDS encoding HD domain-containing protein, with translation MKVKVFNLKPGMIVQEDIYNLKNRLNFKKGQVLDEKTIELIKKSNIIELEVSFDETSSFMQKSFEDFDLIVDEKKYSKWLENISGIFSHFSKEEFYVALNNISEEIYKTLNVSEYFVLNFMNSFGNDSLMYHSLNTAILVSIIAKKLDTPYIMYKQTVKFALIHDIGYAMLNDRIINDFDSNDKISVIHNVIAYKKLQTLKSALNYEILDSILYHHERYDGKGKFHLKGEKIPPLVRMTQVADAYTSLTELGYTPYQALSWILKRCGFIFDPFYVSLLYEVTGYYPTGTQVKLSDGSIGIVMRRNDIEFFPDVLVDGKIIKTGPDTNIYIKEVVE
- a CDS encoding HD domain-containing phosphohydrolase, encoding MKIIPLNKAKYGMILAMDIRDTTGKIIFKKNSEINEEVISTLKKFGIFNIPVSSLKVTQKISQEAFKHSVISPEILDLNYEKIKDVFKNLESNNNLDIDAVIDIASSIKNEIENNYSDILFVPLKKLKSFDEYLYAHSLNVMIISSLLAVESKILGDELLDISISSLLHDIGKTKVPIEIMNAPRVLNEEEMNIMRNHVLYGKKIAIESGIKDKNIIGGIYEHHERVDGKGYLEKKNGNEITVFGKIVAIADVYDALTSVRSYKGPWSPYKTISFILTNVEKQFDGTFAQGLINAFGIYPAGTRVQLSNGQFGTVIASNRSNKIRPLIKIDHGDVLDLSKEKNLRIVKVLDYILIE